A part of Variovorax sp. HW608 genomic DNA contains:
- a CDS encoding MFS transporter, producing the protein MSASAFTPDQEKAMVRKVTLRTIPFLFLLYIISYLDRANIGYAALQMNAELALSSEAFGFISGIFFVGYFMFEVPSNVMLNKYGARVWIARILISWGILAALSAFVQNAMQLYMLRFLLGVAEAGFFPGIIVYLTYWFRSKELATTVALFTAAIPVSYIIGAPLSTLIMDNIHWLGWSGWRWMLFLEGIPAVIFGVVCWLRLTDRPEQAKWLRPDEKEWLAFELERDRLSRKNVKHLTVGQAIANGKVLYLSFIYFVYQCGSLGVGYWMPQIIKGFSDTLTHTQIGFIAMVPYIIATTAMVMWSRSSDRRNERRLHSAIPLAVAAAALMGTGMTANPFTAIALISVALAGLYAFKSPFWALPTLFLSRSTAAISIAVINSIGNLGGFVGPYAIGLIKGSGKSATAGLVFLSGLLVVSFLMTLFIRLAPGADPAPAGAAKAT; encoded by the coding sequence ATGAGCGCCAGCGCCTTCACGCCCGATCAGGAAAAGGCGATGGTGCGCAAGGTCACCTTGCGCACCATCCCCTTCCTCTTCCTGCTCTACATCATCTCGTACCTCGATCGCGCCAACATCGGCTACGCGGCCTTGCAGATGAACGCCGAGCTCGCCCTCAGCAGCGAGGCCTTCGGCTTCATCTCGGGCATCTTCTTCGTCGGCTACTTCATGTTCGAAGTGCCGAGCAATGTGATGCTCAACAAGTACGGCGCGCGAGTGTGGATCGCGCGCATCCTGATCTCGTGGGGCATCCTGGCCGCGCTGTCGGCCTTCGTGCAGAACGCGATGCAGCTCTACATGCTGCGCTTCCTGCTCGGTGTGGCGGAAGCGGGCTTCTTTCCCGGGATCATCGTCTACCTCACCTACTGGTTCCGCTCCAAGGAGCTGGCCACGACGGTTGCGCTCTTCACCGCGGCGATCCCGGTGTCCTACATCATCGGCGCGCCGCTGAGCACGCTGATCATGGACAACATCCACTGGCTCGGCTGGAGCGGCTGGCGCTGGATGCTCTTCCTCGAAGGCATTCCCGCGGTGATCTTCGGCGTCGTCTGCTGGCTGCGGCTCACCGACCGGCCCGAACAGGCGAAGTGGCTGCGTCCCGACGAAAAGGAATGGCTCGCCTTCGAGCTCGAGCGCGACCGGCTTTCGCGCAAGAACGTCAAGCACCTCACGGTCGGTCAGGCGATCGCCAACGGCAAGGTGCTGTACCTCTCGTTCATCTACTTCGTCTACCAGTGCGGCAGCCTCGGCGTCGGCTACTGGATGCCGCAGATCATCAAGGGCTTCTCGGACACGCTCACGCACACGCAGATCGGCTTCATCGCGATGGTGCCGTATATCATCGCAACGACCGCCATGGTGATGTGGTCGCGCAGCTCGGATCGGCGCAACGAGCGGCGCCTGCATTCCGCCATTCCGCTCGCAGTGGCCGCCGCGGCACTGATGGGCACCGGCATGACGGCAAATCCGTTCACGGCGATCGCACTCATCAGTGTCGCGCTTGCGGGCCTGTATGCGTTCAAGTCGCCCTTCTGGGCATTGCCCACCCTGTTCCTGAGCCGCTCGACCGCCGCCATCTCGATCGCGGTCATCAACTCGATCGGCAACCTCGGCGGCTTCGTCGGCCCCTATGCGATCGGGCTGATCAAGGGCTCGGGCAAGAGCGCGACGGCGGGGCTGGTGTTCCTGAGCGGCCTGCTCGTCGTCTCGTTCCTCATGACGCTGTTCATTCGCCTGGC
- a CDS encoding lactonase family protein yields the protein MYAYVGSRTTRERNARGEGIAIFKLDPSEGRLTQVGLVGDLVNPSFLALRRDGEFLYAVHGDETEVSAFRVDRESGALTFINRQSTQGKNPVHLALDPTGRFLVVSNHIGASLAVLPVREDGSLGEVVQLVTLEGPVGPHRVEQKQAKPHFNPFDPSGRFVVVPDKGLDRVFVFRFEEGRLAPAPVPFAVTREGAGPRHIAFHPRASLAYVINELDSTVTAYRFNGESGELQPFQIVSSLPESFTGNSRASEIEIDATGRFLYASNRGHDSIAVFRIDAASGALKFVNAQPTRGRTPRFMTSAPDGRFMFALNEDSDSIVTFAIDPAAGTLAPTGADVRSGSPVCMVFSNGART from the coding sequence ATGTACGCCTATGTCGGCAGCCGGACCACTCGCGAGCGCAATGCGCGTGGCGAAGGCATTGCCATCTTCAAGCTCGACCCATCGGAAGGCAGGCTGACGCAGGTCGGCCTGGTCGGCGATCTGGTCAACCCCTCCTTCCTCGCGCTTCGCCGCGACGGCGAGTTCCTCTATGCGGTGCACGGCGACGAGACCGAGGTCAGCGCATTCCGGGTCGATCGCGAAAGCGGCGCGCTGACTTTCATCAACCGGCAGAGCACGCAAGGCAAGAACCCGGTGCATCTGGCGCTGGACCCGACGGGGCGCTTTCTCGTCGTCTCCAACCACATCGGCGCGAGCCTGGCGGTGCTGCCGGTTCGCGAAGACGGATCGCTCGGCGAGGTGGTGCAGCTCGTGACGCTCGAAGGGCCCGTAGGCCCGCACCGGGTGGAGCAGAAGCAGGCCAAGCCCCACTTCAATCCGTTCGATCCGAGCGGCCGCTTCGTGGTGGTCCCCGACAAGGGGCTCGATCGCGTCTTCGTCTTCCGCTTCGAGGAGGGGCGCCTCGCGCCAGCGCCGGTGCCGTTCGCGGTCACGCGCGAAGGCGCGGGGCCACGCCACATTGCTTTTCACCCGCGCGCGTCGCTGGCCTATGTGATCAACGAGCTCGACTCGACCGTCACGGCGTACCGCTTCAACGGCGAGAGCGGCGAACTGCAACCCTTCCAGATCGTCTCGTCGCTGCCCGAGAGCTTCACCGGCAACAGCCGCGCATCCGAGATCGAGATCGATGCGACGGGCCGCTTCCTGTATGCCTCCAACCGCGGCCACGACAGCATCGCCGTCTTCCGCATCGACGCCGCCAGCGGCGCACTGAAGTTCGTGAACGCGCAGCCGACGCGAGGCAGGACACCGCGCTTCATGACCAGCGCGCCGGACGGCCGCTTCATGTTCGCGCTCAACGAGGACAGCGATTCGATCGTGACCTTCGCCATCGACCCGGCCGCCGGCACGCTTGCGCCGACAGGCGCCGACGTGCGATCGGGCAGCCCTGTCTGCATGGTCTTTTCTAATGGAGCCCGGACATGA